Proteins encoded in a region of the Burkholderia ubonensis subsp. mesacidophila genome:
- a CDS encoding C4-dicarboxylate transporter DctA: protein MSKFLNSLFGRVVVALVLGVALGAFFPHFAESLRPLGDGFLKLIKMVIGPIVFCVVVSGMANAGDLKKVGRVGLKAVVYFEVMTTLALGIGLVLAWLTRPGVGMNIDLHSLDAASLASYAKNAESLKDTAGYLMKIIPDTAIDAFAKGDILQILVFAVLFGSALSLLGDKAKRVNSLIEELSHVFFRVIGFIIKLAPLGVLGAIAFTTGKYGVASLKQLGYLVAVFYLSCIVFVTVVLGIVMRFAGFSVFKLIRYLREELSIVLGTASSDAVLPQVMRKLEYMGIKDSTVGLVIPTGYSFNLDGFSIYLTLAVLFIAQATNTPLSTHDLIVVLLVSLVTSKGAHGIPGSAIVILAATLSAIPAIPVLGLVLILPVDWFVGIARALTNLIGNCVATVVVAVWENDIDKARAKRVLNRELRYMPAEEEDVAGGAPLAGDQAHAI, encoded by the coding sequence GTGTCGAAATTCCTCAATTCGCTGTTTGGCCGGGTAGTCGTCGCATTAGTCCTCGGGGTCGCGCTAGGCGCGTTCTTCCCGCATTTCGCCGAGTCGCTGCGGCCGCTCGGCGACGGTTTCCTGAAGCTCATCAAGATGGTCATCGGCCCGATCGTGTTCTGCGTCGTGGTCAGCGGGATGGCCAATGCGGGCGACCTGAAGAAGGTCGGCCGGGTCGGCCTGAAGGCCGTCGTCTACTTCGAGGTGATGACCACGCTCGCGCTCGGCATCGGGCTCGTGCTCGCGTGGCTGACGCGTCCGGGCGTCGGGATGAACATCGACCTGCATTCGCTCGACGCGGCGTCGCTCGCGTCGTACGCGAAGAATGCCGAGAGCCTGAAGGACACGGCCGGCTACCTGATGAAGATCATCCCCGACACCGCGATCGACGCGTTCGCGAAGGGCGACATCCTGCAGATCCTCGTGTTCGCGGTGCTGTTCGGCTCGGCGCTGTCGCTGCTCGGCGACAAGGCGAAGCGCGTCAACTCGCTGATCGAGGAGCTGTCGCACGTGTTCTTCCGCGTGATCGGCTTCATCATCAAGCTCGCGCCGCTCGGCGTGCTCGGCGCGATCGCGTTCACGACCGGCAAGTACGGCGTCGCGTCGCTCAAGCAGCTCGGCTACCTCGTCGCGGTGTTCTACCTGAGCTGCATCGTGTTCGTCACCGTCGTGCTCGGCATCGTGATGCGGTTCGCCGGCTTCTCCGTGTTCAAGCTGATCCGCTACCTGCGCGAGGAGCTGTCGATCGTGCTCGGCACGGCGTCGTCGGACGCGGTGCTGCCGCAGGTGATGCGCAAGCTCGAATACATGGGCATCAAGGATTCGACGGTCGGCCTCGTGATCCCGACCGGCTACTCGTTCAACCTCGACGGCTTCTCGATCTACCTGACGCTCGCGGTGCTGTTCATCGCGCAGGCCACCAACACGCCGCTGTCGACGCACGACCTGATCGTCGTGCTGCTGGTGTCGCTCGTCACGTCGAAGGGCGCGCACGGGATTCCCGGCTCGGCGATCGTGATCCTCGCGGCGACGCTGTCGGCGATTCCCGCGATTCCCGTCCTCGGCCTCGTGCTGATCCTGCCGGTCGACTGGTTCGTCGGCATCGCCCGCGCGCTGACCAACCTGATCGGCAACTGCGTCGCGACGGTGGTCGTCGCGGTATGGGAGAACGACATCGACAAGGCGCGCGCGAAGCGCGTGCTGAACCGCGAACTGCGCTACATGCCGGCCGAGGAGGAGGATGTCGCCGGCGGCGCGCCGCTCGCCGGCGACCAGGCCCACGCGATCTGA
- the leuS gene encoding leucine--tRNA ligase, whose protein sequence is MHDRYVPADVEAAAQGDWRAADAYKTKEDTQKPKFYCVSMLPYPSGKLHMGHVRNYTINDVMYRYLRMNGYNTLMPMGWDAFGMPAENAAMANGVPPAKWTYDNIDYMKGQMQSMGLAIDWSREIATCKPDYYKWNQWLFLKMLEKGIAYKKTGTVNWDPVDQTVLANEQVIDGRGWRSGALVEKREIPMYYLRITQYADELLNDLDGLGWPERVKIMQQNWIGKSFGVNFGFPYELDGEQKLLRVFTTRADTIMGVTFCAIAAEHPLATRLAQGKPELQAFIDECKRGGVAEVDMATMEKKGVATGFTVTHPLTGEPVEVWIGNYVLMSYGEGAVMGVPAHDERDFAFAKKYDLPIKQVIAAEGQTYSLDAWQEWYGDKEVAACVNSGKYDGLAYGAAVDAIAADLKAGGFGDKQVTWRLRDWGVSRQRYWGTPIPIIHCPSCGDVPVPEQDLPVVLPEDLVPDGSGNPLAKSEAFLNCACPKCGAAAKRETDTMDTFVDSSWYFSRYTAPDADTMVDARTDYWMPMDQYIGGIEHAILHLLYSRFWTKVMRDLGLVKFGEPAKNLLTQGMVLNETFYREDASGKKTWYNPADVTVSFDEKGRPVGATLNADGQPVVLGGIEKMSKSKNNGVDPQVLIDQYGADTARLFTMFAAPPEQQLEWSGAGVEGASRFLRRVWSFGAANREALAERAAFDAAKLGDADKALRREIYGVLKQADFDYQRLQYNTVVSATMKMLNAIDGAKGATPAVQREVYGVLLRVLYPVVPHITFELWKTLGYADEFGPLLDAPWPRVDEAALEQAEIELVLQVNGKVRGALKVAKDASREAIEAAALADEAFAKFGEGKPAKKIVVVPGRLVNIVV, encoded by the coding sequence ATGCACGACAGATACGTACCCGCCGACGTCGAAGCCGCCGCCCAAGGCGACTGGCGCGCAGCCGATGCCTACAAGACGAAGGAAGACACGCAGAAGCCGAAGTTCTACTGCGTGTCGATGCTGCCGTACCCGTCCGGCAAGCTGCACATGGGTCACGTGCGCAACTACACGATCAACGACGTGATGTACCGTTATCTGCGGATGAACGGCTACAACACGCTGATGCCGATGGGTTGGGACGCGTTCGGGATGCCGGCCGAGAACGCGGCGATGGCGAACGGCGTGCCGCCCGCGAAGTGGACCTACGACAACATCGACTACATGAAGGGCCAGATGCAGTCGATGGGCCTCGCGATCGACTGGTCGCGCGAGATCGCGACCTGCAAGCCCGATTACTACAAGTGGAACCAGTGGCTGTTCCTGAAGATGCTCGAGAAGGGCATCGCGTACAAGAAGACGGGCACCGTGAACTGGGACCCGGTCGACCAGACCGTGCTCGCGAACGAGCAGGTGATCGACGGGCGCGGCTGGCGCTCGGGCGCGCTCGTCGAGAAGCGCGAGATCCCGATGTACTACCTGCGCATCACGCAGTACGCGGATGAGCTGCTGAACGATCTCGACGGCCTCGGCTGGCCGGAGCGCGTGAAGATCATGCAGCAGAACTGGATCGGCAAGAGCTTCGGCGTGAACTTCGGCTTCCCGTACGAACTCGACGGCGAGCAGAAGCTGCTGCGCGTGTTCACGACCCGCGCCGACACGATCATGGGCGTGACGTTCTGCGCGATCGCGGCCGAACACCCGCTCGCGACGCGTCTCGCGCAGGGCAAGCCGGAACTGCAGGCGTTCATCGATGAATGCAAGCGCGGCGGCGTTGCCGAGGTCGACATGGCGACGATGGAGAAGAAGGGCGTCGCGACCGGCTTCACGGTCACGCATCCGCTGACGGGCGAGCCGGTCGAGGTGTGGATCGGCAACTACGTGCTGATGAGCTACGGCGAAGGCGCGGTGATGGGCGTGCCCGCGCACGACGAGCGCGACTTTGCGTTCGCGAAGAAATACGACCTGCCGATCAAGCAGGTGATCGCGGCCGAGGGCCAGACGTACTCGCTCGACGCGTGGCAGGAGTGGTACGGCGACAAGGAAGTCGCGGCCTGCGTCAACAGCGGCAAGTACGACGGCCTCGCGTACGGCGCGGCGGTCGACGCGATCGCGGCCGACCTGAAGGCCGGCGGCTTCGGCGACAAGCAGGTCACGTGGCGCCTGCGCGACTGGGGCGTCTCGCGCCAGCGCTACTGGGGCACGCCGATCCCGATCATCCACTGCCCGTCGTGCGGCGACGTGCCGGTGCCGGAGCAGGACCTGCCGGTCGTGCTGCCGGAAGACCTCGTGCCGGACGGCTCGGGCAACCCGCTCGCGAAGTCGGAAGCGTTCCTGAACTGCGCGTGCCCGAAGTGCGGCGCGGCCGCGAAGCGCGAGACCGACACGATGGACACCTTCGTCGATTCGTCGTGGTACTTCTCGCGCTACACGGCGCCGGACGCCGACACGATGGTCGACGCGCGCACCGACTACTGGATGCCGATGGACCAGTACATCGGCGGCATCGAGCACGCGATCCTGCACCTGCTGTACTCGCGCTTCTGGACCAAGGTGATGCGCGACCTCGGCCTCGTGAAGTTCGGCGAGCCGGCGAAGAACCTGCTGACGCAGGGCATGGTGCTGAACGAGACGTTCTATCGCGAAGACGCGTCGGGCAAGAAGACCTGGTACAACCCGGCCGATGTGACCGTCTCGTTCGACGAGAAGGGCCGCCCGGTCGGCGCGACGCTGAACGCCGACGGCCAGCCGGTCGTGCTCGGCGGCATCGAGAAGATGTCGAAGTCGAAGAACAACGGCGTCGATCCGCAGGTGCTGATCGACCAGTACGGCGCGGACACCGCGCGCCTGTTCACGATGTTCGCCGCGCCGCCGGAGCAGCAGCTCGAGTGGTCGGGCGCGGGCGTCGAGGGCGCGAGCCGCTTCCTGCGCCGCGTATGGAGCTTCGGCGCCGCGAACCGCGAAGCGCTCGCGGAGCGCGCGGCGTTCGACGCGGCCAAGCTCGGCGATGCCGACAAGGCGCTGCGCCGCGAGATCTACGGCGTGCTGAAGCAGGCCGATTTCGACTATCAGCGCCTGCAGTACAACACGGTCGTGTCGGCCACGATGAAGATGCTCAACGCGATCGACGGCGCGAAGGGCGCGACGCCCGCCGTGCAGCGCGAAGTGTACGGCGTGCTGCTGCGCGTGCTGTACCCGGTCGTGCCGCACATCACGTTCGAGCTGTGGAAGACGCTCGGCTATGCGGACGAATTCGGCCCGCTGCTCGACGCGCCGTGGCCGAGGGTCGACGAGGCTGCGCTCGAGCAGGCCGAGATCGAGCTCGTGCTGCAGGTGAACGGCAAGGTGCGCGGCGCGCTGAAGGTCGCGAAGGACGCGAGCCGCGAGGCCATCGAGGCCGCGGCGCTCGCCGACGAGGCGTTCGCGAAGTTCGGCGAGGGCAAGCCGGCGAAGAAGATCGTCGTCGTGCCGGGCCGCCTCGTGAACATCGTCGTCTGA
- the dapB gene encoding 4-hydroxy-tetrahydrodipicolinate reductase, translated as MKIAIAGASGRMGRMLIETVLNDSDAQLVGALDRAGSPHLGQDAGAFLGRETGIRLTDDLDAVFAQADYLIDFTRPEGTIAHVEAALRHDVKLVIGTTGFTDEQKAALRAASEKIGIVFSANMSVGVNVTMKLLEFAAKHFSHGYDIEIIEAHHRHKVDAPSGTALMMGEAVAGALGRSLDDCAVYGRHGVTGERDPSTIGFSAIRGGDIVGDHTVLFAGIGERIEITHKSSSRVSYAQGALRAVRFLAARGAGLYEMQDVLGLR; from the coding sequence ATGAAGATTGCGATTGCCGGGGCGTCGGGCCGCATGGGCCGGATGCTGATCGAAACCGTTCTTAACGATTCCGACGCGCAGCTCGTCGGCGCGCTCGACCGCGCCGGCTCGCCGCATCTCGGCCAGGACGCGGGCGCGTTCCTCGGCCGGGAAACCGGCATTCGTCTGACCGACGACCTCGACGCCGTGTTCGCGCAGGCCGACTACCTGATCGATTTCACGCGTCCGGAAGGCACGATCGCGCACGTCGAGGCCGCGCTGCGCCACGACGTGAAGCTCGTGATCGGCACGACCGGCTTCACCGACGAGCAGAAGGCGGCGCTGCGCGCCGCGTCGGAGAAGATCGGCATCGTGTTCTCCGCGAACATGAGCGTCGGCGTGAACGTCACGATGAAGCTGCTCGAATTCGCCGCGAAGCACTTCTCGCACGGCTACGACATCGAGATCATCGAGGCCCATCACCGTCACAAGGTCGATGCGCCGTCGGGCACCGCGCTGATGATGGGCGAAGCGGTCGCCGGCGCGCTCGGTCGTTCTCTCGACGACTGCGCGGTGTACGGCCGCCACGGCGTGACGGGCGAGCGCGATCCGTCGACGATCGGCTTCTCGGCGATCCGCGGCGGCGACATCGTCGGCGATCACACCGTGCTGTTCGCCGGGATCGGCGAGCGGATCGAGATCACCCACAAGTCGTCGAGCCGCGTGTCGTACGCGCAGGGCGCGCTGCGCGCGGTGCGCTTCCTGGCGGCGCGCGGCGCCGGCCTGTACGAGATGCAGGACGTGCTCGGCCTGCGCTGA
- a CDS encoding ExbD/TolR family protein: MAFGGLEHHKTSAPMAEINMTPLIDVMLVLLVIFIVTAPLMTHAIRLDLPKVAAEAARDTPQAVTLSIDDAGKLYWEDAPVALDALPARFRAAAAGGSPPELRLRASRATRYDVIAQVMGAAQAAGLARIGFVTDLPAQRGGSAASPVVPPAAPTNR, encoded by the coding sequence ATGGCATTCGGCGGGCTGGAGCACCACAAGACGTCCGCGCCGATGGCGGAGATCAACATGACCCCGCTGATCGACGTGATGCTCGTGCTGCTCGTCATCTTCATCGTGACCGCGCCGCTGATGACGCATGCGATCCGGCTCGATCTGCCGAAGGTCGCGGCCGAAGCCGCGCGCGACACGCCGCAGGCCGTCACGCTATCGATCGACGACGCGGGCAAGCTCTACTGGGAAGACGCGCCGGTCGCGCTGGACGCGCTGCCGGCGCGGTTCCGAGCCGCCGCCGCGGGCGGCTCGCCGCCCGAGCTGCGGCTGCGCGCGTCGCGCGCGACGCGCTACGACGTGATCGCGCAGGTGATGGGCGCGGCGCAGGCCGCGGGCCTCGCGCGGATCGGTTTCGTGACCGACCTGCCGGCGCAGCGCGGCGGTTCCGCCGCGTCGCCTGTCGTGCCCCCTGCCGCGCCGACGAACCGCTGA
- the fur gene encoding ferric iron uptake transcriptional regulator translates to MTNPTDLKNIGLKATLPRLKILEIFQQSPVRHLTAEDVYRNLLSEQLDIGLATVYRVLTQFEQAGLLTRSNFESGKAVFELNEGSHHDHLVCLDCGRVEEFFDAEIESRQQSIAKERGFKLQEHSLAMYGSCTTENCPHRKH, encoded by the coding sequence ATGACCAATCCGACGGATCTCAAGAATATCGGGCTGAAGGCCACCCTACCGCGCCTCAAGATTCTCGAGATCTTCCAGCAAAGCCCCGTCCGCCACCTGACGGCCGAAGACGTCTATCGCAACCTGCTCAGCGAGCAGCTCGACATCGGGCTGGCGACGGTCTACCGTGTGCTGACGCAATTCGAGCAGGCCGGCCTGCTGACGCGCAGCAACTTCGAATCCGGCAAGGCGGTGTTCGAGCTGAACGAGGGTTCGCACCACGACCACCTCGTGTGCCTCGACTGTGGCCGGGTCGAGGAGTTCTTCGACGCGGAGATCGAGAGCCGCCAGCAGTCGATCGCGAAGGAACGCGGCTTCAAGCTTCAGGAGCACTCGCTCGCGATGTACGGCTCCTGCACGACCGAGAACTGCCCGCACCGCAAGCACTGA
- a CDS encoding ureidoglycolate lyase, whose amino-acid sequence MSAPHTLRVERLTRDAFAPFGDVIALEGARHFPINGGTTERFHDLATIDVCEDGGRPLVSVFRAQPRALPIAVTMMERHPHGSQAFIPLAAVSRYAIVVAPAGEFRPDAMRAFLAEGWQGVNYAKGVWHHPLLALDAVSDFVIVDRGGVQPNCDEIPLDGVWRLDLAPACASAA is encoded by the coding sequence ATGAGCGCACCGCACACCTTGCGCGTCGAGCGCCTGACCCGCGACGCGTTCGCGCCGTTCGGCGACGTGATCGCGCTCGAAGGCGCCCGGCATTTTCCGATCAACGGCGGCACGACCGAGCGGTTCCACGACCTCGCGACGATCGACGTGTGCGAGGACGGCGGGCGCCCGCTCGTCAGCGTGTTCCGCGCGCAGCCGCGCGCGTTGCCGATCGCGGTCACGATGATGGAGCGCCATCCGCACGGCAGCCAGGCGTTCATTCCGCTCGCGGCGGTGTCGCGCTACGCGATCGTCGTCGCGCCGGCGGGCGAGTTCCGGCCGGACGCGATGCGCGCGTTCCTGGCGGAAGGCTGGCAGGGCGTGAACTATGCGAAGGGCGTCTGGCACCATCCGCTGCTCGCGCTCGATGCGGTGAGCGACTTCGTCATCGTCGACCGCGGCGGCGTGCAGCCGAACTGCGACGAGATCCCGCTCGACGGCGTCTGGCGGCTCGACCTCGCGCCGGCCTGCGCGAGCGCGGCCTGA
- the alc gene encoding allantoicase, whose product MAAPILDPNAPAFTRRYMNLADPRLGAKALYASDEFFAPKERMLNPEPAVFIPGKYDDHGKWMDGWETRRKRTTGHDFCVIRLARPGVIHGVDLDTSHFTGNFPPAASIEGCFADAETPPDNAEWRPIVPATTLQGNSHHYVDVTEPQPCTHLRVNLYPDGGLARLRVYGQPQRDWSRAPHGELTDLAAAEHGGYVVAANNQHFGAASQMLMPGRGVNMGDGWETRRRREPGNDWAIVALARPGVIRRVEVDTAFFKGNFPDRCSLQAAYVAGGTDDSLVTQAMFWPELLGEQKLAMDHVHTFDQLAALGPVTHVRFNIFPDGGVSRLRLWGEPA is encoded by the coding sequence ATGGCAGCCCCCATTCTCGACCCGAACGCGCCGGCCTTCACGCGGCGCTACATGAACCTCGCCGATCCGCGCCTCGGCGCGAAGGCGCTCTACGCGAGCGACGAGTTCTTCGCGCCGAAGGAGCGCATGCTGAACCCGGAGCCGGCCGTGTTCATTCCCGGCAAGTACGACGATCACGGCAAGTGGATGGACGGCTGGGAGACGCGCCGCAAGCGCACGACCGGCCACGATTTCTGCGTGATCCGGCTTGCGCGGCCGGGCGTGATCCACGGCGTCGATCTCGATACCAGCCACTTCACGGGCAATTTCCCGCCGGCCGCGTCGATCGAAGGCTGCTTCGCCGACGCCGAGACGCCGCCCGACAACGCCGAATGGCGCCCGATCGTGCCCGCGACGACGCTGCAGGGCAACAGCCACCACTACGTCGACGTGACCGAGCCGCAGCCGTGCACGCACCTGCGCGTGAACCTGTACCCGGACGGCGGGCTCGCGCGGCTGCGCGTCTACGGCCAGCCGCAGCGCGACTGGAGCCGTGCGCCGCACGGCGAGCTGACCGACCTTGCGGCGGCCGAGCACGGCGGCTACGTGGTCGCCGCGAACAACCAGCATTTCGGCGCGGCGTCGCAGATGCTGATGCCGGGGCGTGGGGTGAACATGGGGGACGGCTGGGAAACCCGCCGCCGCCGGGAGCCGGGCAACGACTGGGCGATCGTCGCGCTCGCGCGGCCGGGCGTGATCCGCCGCGTCGAGGTCGACACCGCGTTCTTCAAGGGCAATTTCCCGGACCGCTGTTCGTTGCAGGCCGCGTACGTCGCGGGCGGCACCGACGATTCGCTGGTCACGCAGGCGATGTTCTGGCCCGAACTGCTCGGCGAGCAGAAGCTGGCGATGGACCACGTCCACACGTTCGACCAGCTCGCGGCGCTCGGCCCGGTCACGCACGTGCGCTTCAACATCTTCCCCGACGGCGGCGTGTCGCGCCTGCGTCTGTGGGGCGAACCGGCCTGA
- a CDS encoding MotA/TolQ/ExbB proton channel family protein, with amino-acid sequence MAIPTGVIHYLESGDAVTHAVAYVLAAMSVASWCFLVVKAWLLVRAKWQGPGAVAAFWRAPTLEAGIAALAGADRERVFVPLAEAARDAARDHDPAALAAHVERSERVLRALRHAMLHSQRRLEFGQVLLASIGSTAPFVGLLGTVWGIYHALGSIAASGQAQIENVAGPVGEALIMTAFGLVVAIPAVLAYNILGRLVRQLAEELDGFARDLHVFVCASDA; translated from the coding sequence ATGGCGATTCCCACCGGCGTTATCCACTACCTCGAAAGCGGCGATGCGGTCACGCACGCCGTCGCCTACGTGCTGGCGGCGATGTCCGTCGCCAGCTGGTGCTTCCTCGTCGTGAAAGCCTGGCTGCTGGTCCGTGCGAAGTGGCAGGGGCCGGGCGCGGTTGCCGCGTTCTGGCGCGCGCCGACGCTCGAGGCGGGCATCGCGGCGCTTGCCGGCGCCGATCGCGAGCGCGTGTTCGTGCCGCTCGCCGAAGCCGCGCGCGATGCGGCCCGCGACCACGATCCTGCCGCGCTGGCCGCGCATGTCGAACGCAGCGAACGGGTGCTGCGCGCGCTGCGCCACGCGATGCTGCATTCGCAGCGGCGGCTGGAATTCGGCCAGGTGCTGCTCGCGTCGATCGGCAGCACCGCGCCGTTCGTCGGGCTGCTCGGCACCGTCTGGGGCATTTATCACGCGCTCGGCAGCATCGCCGCGAGCGGGCAGGCGCAGATCGAGAACGTCGCGGGGCCGGTCGGCGAGGCGCTGATCATGACCGCGTTCGGGCTGGTCGTCGCGATCCCGGCCGTGCTCGCGTACAACATCCTCGGGCGGCTCGTGCGCCAGCTCGCCGAGGAGCTCGACGGCTTCGCGCGCGACCTGCACGTGTTCGTGTGCGCGAGCGACGCCTGA
- a CDS encoding FadR/GntR family transcriptional regulator: protein MPVRPAIIRIMKNVPHTVTDAAIATIRDRIEAGVYPVGSLLPAQRQLSEELEISRASLREALSTLEALGMLRIRAGKGVYVESAQATTGHAWRFAEQSSPPDTYQMRYALEGFAARMAARVVTDDDIAWFEDNLAELHVALTENALDEASQLDFEFHMRIVNVAGNAAIESILRSSADIMKESQRMPFYRRELLFSTWHEHRAIVDALIARDPAAAGAAIETHISNAAQRAGVFFPTPGA, encoded by the coding sequence ATGCCGGTCAGACCGGCCATCATTCGCATCATGAAAAACGTTCCGCACACCGTGACCGACGCCGCCATCGCGACGATCCGCGACCGGATCGAGGCAGGCGTGTATCCGGTCGGCAGCCTGCTGCCGGCCCAGCGCCAGCTTTCCGAGGAGCTGGAGATCAGCCGCGCGTCGCTGCGCGAGGCGCTGTCGACGCTCGAGGCGCTCGGGATGCTGCGCATCCGCGCGGGCAAGGGCGTCTACGTCGAAAGCGCGCAGGCGACGACCGGCCATGCGTGGCGCTTCGCCGAGCAGTCGTCGCCGCCCGACACCTACCAGATGCGCTATGCGCTCGAGGGCTTCGCCGCGCGGATGGCCGCGCGCGTCGTCACCGACGACGACATCGCGTGGTTCGAGGACAACCTCGCCGAGCTGCACGTCGCGCTGACCGAGAACGCGCTCGACGAGGCGTCGCAGCTCGATTTCGAATTCCACATGCGGATCGTCAACGTGGCCGGCAACGCGGCGATCGAATCGATCCTGCGCAGCAGCGCCGACATCATGAAGGAAAGCCAGCGGATGCCGTTCTACCGGCGCGAGCTGCTGTTCTCGACGTGGCACGAGCACCGCGCGATCGTCGACGCGCTGATCGCGCGCGATCCGGCCGCCGCCGGCGCGGCGATCGAGACGCACATCTCGAACGCCGCGCAGCGCGCGGGCGTGTTCTTCCCGACGCCGGGCGCCTGA
- a CDS encoding outer membrane protein assembly factor BamE, whose product MRSAIIAAAAVAALAGCSSYDSVTQRIAQRITPYRITVVQGNFVSQEKASQLQTGMTREQVRALLGTPLLSDMFHADRWDYLFYFKRGSTAVVQQRDLVVTFSGDRLAGWTGADNLPSELDLLADIDGDKRGKKAKQAASAAAAASGASTVQAAAAPAAVVVPEAASAGAVVDQDANAQAARAANRATSQVSGQGSSSRRFSPSAKAAAGAPVPGGQPPGANPTIQPQFQFHRPPQPTVSNEAAPPVGPQGSDALQNQPVTAPAQ is encoded by the coding sequence ATGCGGAGTGCCATCATCGCTGCCGCCGCCGTTGCCGCGCTGGCTGGTTGTTCGTCGTACGACAGCGTGACGCAGCGCATCGCGCAGCGCATTACGCCCTACCGGATCACGGTCGTGCAGGGTAACTTCGTGTCGCAGGAGAAGGCGTCGCAGCTGCAGACCGGGATGACGCGCGAGCAGGTGCGCGCGCTGCTCGGCACCCCGCTGCTCTCGGACATGTTCCACGCCGACCGCTGGGATTACCTCTTCTACTTCAAGCGTGGCTCGACGGCCGTCGTCCAGCAGCGCGATCTCGTCGTGACGTTCTCGGGCGACCGCCTCGCAGGCTGGACGGGCGCCGACAACCTGCCGTCGGAGCTCGACCTGCTGGCCGACATCGACGGCGACAAGCGCGGCAAGAAGGCGAAGCAGGCGGCTTCGGCCGCCGCTGCCGCGAGCGGCGCAAGCACGGTGCAGGCGGCTGCCGCACCGGCGGCGGTCGTGGTGCCGGAAGCGGCGAGCGCCGGCGCCGTCGTCGACCAGGACGCGAATGCGCAGGCCGCGCGCGCGGCCAACCGCGCGACCAGCCAGGTGTCGGGGCAGGGCTCATCCTCGCGCCGCTTCTCGCCGTCCGCGAAGGCGGCGGCCGGTGCGCCGGTGCCGGGCGGGCAGCCGCCGGGCGCGAACCCGACGATCCAGCCGCAGTTCCAGTTCCATCGCCCGCCGCAGCCGACCGTGTCGAACGAGGCCGCGCCGCCCGTCGGCCCGCAAGGGTCCGACGCGCTGCAGAACCAGCCCGTCACCGCACCGGCACAATAA
- the cynR gene encoding transcriptional regulator CynR gives MLLRHIRYFLAVAEQRNFTRAAEVLHVSQPTLSQQIRQLEDQLGVQLFDRSGRSVRLTEFGEAYARHARAALHELDAGQRAVHDVADLSSGSLRLAMTPTFTAYLIGSLVDAFNADYPNVTLTIEAMPQERIEALLADDRLDAGFAFMPARLPDIDVTPLWDESLVLVTGGTHRLARRRRALTPAELGDEPLILLSRAFATRESIDQYFVDHGARPRIAIEVNAINAILELVRRGRLATVLPDAIAHASGDLCALELDPPLPTRTAALLMRKDAYRSVAAREFVERTLAHRDAQARGREPAAAGRRRNRAEG, from the coding sequence ATGCTGCTCCGCCATATCCGCTATTTCCTGGCCGTCGCCGAACAGCGCAATTTCACGCGTGCGGCCGAGGTGCTGCACGTGTCGCAGCCGACGTTGTCGCAGCAGATCCGCCAGCTCGAGGATCAGCTCGGCGTGCAGCTGTTCGACCGCTCGGGCCGGTCGGTGCGGCTCACCGAATTCGGCGAGGCCTACGCGCGGCATGCGCGCGCCGCGTTGCATGAGCTCGACGCGGGGCAGCGCGCGGTGCACGACGTCGCGGACCTGAGCAGCGGTTCTCTGCGGCTCGCGATGACGCCGACCTTCACCGCCTACCTGATCGGCTCGCTCGTCGATGCGTTCAACGCCGACTATCCGAACGTCACGCTGACGATCGAGGCGATGCCGCAGGAACGTATCGAGGCGCTGCTCGCCGACGACCGGCTCGATGCCGGTTTCGCGTTCATGCCGGCGCGCCTGCCGGACATCGACGTGACGCCGTTGTGGGACGAATCGCTCGTGCTCGTGACCGGCGGCACGCACCGCCTCGCGCGCCGCCGCCGCGCGCTGACGCCGGCCGAGCTCGGCGACGAGCCGCTGATCCTGCTGAGCCGCGCGTTCGCGACGCGCGAGAGCATCGACCAGTATTTCGTCGATCACGGCGCGCGGCCGCGCATCGCGATCGAGGTGAACGCGATCAACGCGATCCTCGAGCTGGTGCGGCGTGGCCGCCTTGCGACGGTGCTGCCCGATGCGATCGCGCATGCGAGCGGCGATCTGTGCGCGCTGGAACTCGATCCGCCGCTGCCGACGCGCACGGCGGCGCTGCTGATGCGCAAGGATGCCTACCGCAGCGTCGCTGCGCGCGAGTTCGTCGAGCGCACGCTCGCGCACCGCGACGCGCAGGCGCGCGGGCGCGAGCCTGCCGCGGCCGGACGGCGCCGCAACAGGGCGGAAGGGTAG